A region from the Vicia villosa cultivar HV-30 ecotype Madison, WI linkage group LG3, Vvil1.0, whole genome shotgun sequence genome encodes:
- the LOC131659613 gene encoding chromatin remodeling protein EBS-like, which produces MSSYTIKGTNETIRGGDTVLFNAGGNELPYVGFVKEITLGRSDPEVTVAWFYRPRDTCYANAKFIGKDELFYSKHIDKLSAETIIGKCVVHHFTDYLDLKSIGPTDFYCRYRYDHITKNLDTGRDKVAVYCICELPNNPDRVMIKCEGSCHDCGTVCAGPPIDSGH; this is translated from the exons ATGTCTTCTTATACTATCAAAGGGACCAACGAGACAATAAGAG GAGGAGACACCGTTCTATTCAATGCTGGAGGAAATGAACTCCCCTATGTGGGATTTGTGAAAGAAATCACTTTGGGCAGAAGTGATCCAGAGGTAACTGTGGCCTGGTTTTACAGGCCTCGCGACACCTGTTACGCCAATGCGAAGTTTATTGGTAAGGATGAACTCTTCTACTCTAAACATATAGATAAACTTAGTGCCGAAACCATTATTGGCAAGTGCGTTGTCCATCATTTCACTGACTACCTTGATCTTAAGAGTATCGGCCCTACAGATTTCTATTGTCGATATAGATATGATCATATCACTAAAAACCTCGACACAGGAAGAGATAAAGTTGCTGt GTATTGCATATGTGAATTGCCTAATAACCCAGATCGCGTTATGATAAAATGTGAAGGGAGCTGCCATGATTG